The window GCGCCCCACTGTTGCAACACCCGCGCCCGGCGCCGTACCCAAGCCGCTGGACATGATCGCGTGCATGAAACATCCGCCGATGCCGCCGCAGTTTTTGGCCGAAGGGTCGGACAAAGTCACCATCAACGGCCAGCCAGCAGTGCGCAGCGGCGACCGCAGCACCTGCGATGCCAAGGTCGTGTCATCCGGGCTGATTTCACCCGATGTCACCATTGGCGGCGGCTCGGTGGTGGTGCGCGAGATTCGCAGCGGCAAGACTCCGGGCGTCGGTCTGGCTGTCACGGCGCTGCTGATGCTCAAGGGCGGCAAAGGCAAGTTCCTGAGTAACCTGCCGTGCATGCTGGTGGGCGGCGCGGCGTCGATGGCGGTCAGCAGCGCGATGGGCGCCGCGGCCAACGCTACTATGGGTTCGTCGAACCCGGTGCATGCCGCCACCGGGGCCAAAGTTCTGGGCGATGTCGAGGAGATGGACTTCGTCCTGCCCGGCATCTTGCCAATCGACTGGCAACGCTTCTACAACAGCCGCGACGAGCGCCGCGAAGGTATGTTCGGTGCGGGCTGGAGCGTGGCCTATGAGGTGCGCGTCGAGATCCTGCCTCACCCCGAGGGCGGTGAAACGCTGGTCTACACCGATGAACAGGGCCGGCGCATCGACATGGGCTCCATCCCTCTGGGCGGCGCCGTGTTCAGTCCCGGTGAAGGGCTCAGCGTACGACGGCATGCCAATGGCCAATTGCTGATCGACAGCTCAGACGGCCTGTACCGGTTGTTCGAACCCACCCCGGGCCATGCATCGCTGCTGCGCCTGAGTCAGCTGGGCGACCGCAATGACAACCGCATCTACCTCGACTACGACGACACAGGTCGGTTGGTACAGCTGCGAGACACCTTTGACCTGACCAGCATCGCGCTGGCGTACCACAAACGCTGGCCGCAACGGGTCAGCCGGATAGACCGGCTTTACGCCGATCAACGCCGTGAAGTGCTGATGCACTACGATTACGACGCCCAGGGTGATCTGACCGAGGTCCGTCAATCCAACGGTCACGTGAAACGCCGCTACGCCTACGATGCCGGACGGCGCATGGTTGAGCACCAACTGCCCACCGGGCTGCGCTGCTTTTACGAATGGGCCTTAATCGAAAAGCGAGAATGGCGGGTTGTTCGCCACTGGACCGACGCGGGCGACACTTACGCCTTTGACTACGACCTGGCTGCCGGGACAACGCGCATCACCGACGGTTTGAATCGCATCAGCACCCGTCGCTGGGATAGGCGGTATCAGATCACCGAAGCCACCGATGCCCTGGACCGTACCTGGGCCTTCCAGTGGAACGAGGAAAGCCAGTTGGTGGCGGCAACGGCCCCCAACGGCGGACAACATCAATTCAGTTATGACGAGGCGGGTAACCTTTGCCAGACGTCTGACCCACTCGGACGCAGCGAGTCAACACTGTGGCTCGAACACTGGGCGCTGCCCCTGACCGAAACCGATGCCGCGGGCAATACCTGGCAGTACCGCTATGACTCGCGTGGCAACCGCATTCGCGAAACCGATCCGTTGGGCAACGTCACCCGCTATCGCCATGACGCCCACGGTCAGGTGGTGGAAGTTATCGACGCCATCGGTAAACGCAAAACCCTGCGTTGGACGCCCCTTGGCCAGCTCAGCGAGCACACTGATTGTTCCGGCTACACCACACGGTTCAGTTATTGCGAGCGCGGGACGTTGCTCAGCAGCACCGACGCACTGGGGGAACGGACGCTTTTCAGCTATGACGACCAAGGCAGGCTGCTGACCAAACAATTACCGGACGGACGTACCGAGCAATATCAGCGCGATGCGAGCGGCCAATTGATCGGCTACAGCGACCCCGCCGGGCACACTACGCATTTCCAGCACACCCTCAATGGGCAACTGCGCGTGCGTACCGACGCGCATGGTCGACGGGTAGAGCTGAGCTACGACAACTACGGCCGCCTGCTGGCGCTGACCAACGAAAACGGTGAATGCTACCGGTTTGCCTGGGACGCTGGCGACCGTTTGACCGCCCAGCACAGCCTGGACGGCAGCCTCAAACGCTACGCCTACGACCCACTGGACAACGTCACCCGCATGGAAGCGCTCGCGGTTGCGGGCAGCACCGACCTGGACCTCGCGCCGCAAGCATCGATCACCCATGAGCTGGAGCGCGACGCAATGGGTCGGCTGGTGGCCAAAGTCACCACAGACGGGCGCACCGAGTACCGCTATGACGCGCTCGATCAGGTCAACGCCATCACCTTCACCGCGCTTACCGGTGAGCAGCAAAGCATCGGCTTGAACTACGACGCTCTTGGGCAACTGATCGCCGAGCAAGGATGGGCCGGACGCCTGGAGCATCGCTACGATGAGCTGGGCAATCTGACCCAGACGCGGCTCCCCGATGGTCGCTGGCTAAACCGACTGCATTACGGCAGCGGCCACCTGCACCAGATCAACCTTGACGGCCAGGTCATCAGCGACTTCGAACGCGACCGCCTGCACCGTGAAGTGCTGCGCACCCAAGGGCGCCTCAGCACCCGCAGCGAATACGACCGCAGCGGTCGCCTGCGCGCACGCCAACGTCGGCAACAGGGCCAGTCCGCGCTGTTACCACCGGCGGCGCAATCACTGTTTGGCTATGACAGCAGTGATCAACTGGTAGAACGCTTCAACAGCCAGCCTGACGCCCCTCATCGCCATCTGCTGCACTACGACGCCACCGGACGCATTCTCGCCAGCCAGGACAACCTCCAGGGCCAGCGTGAAGGCTTCGCCTATGATCCGGCCGCCAACTTGCTCGATAGCCTGGGCACCGAACGGGTCGCTCATAACCGTTTGCTGACCTATCAGGACAAGCGCTACCGCTATGACGGCTTCGGCCGCATGGTGGAAAAGCGCAGCGCCCGGCGGGGTGTCCAGCGCATGCGCTACGACGCCGAACAGCGTTTGGTGGAGGTTAGAAACGATAACGGCTCGGTCGTGAAAATGACCTACGACCCGCTGGGCCGGCGCATCGAAAAAGCCGAATACGACCGCCATGCCACCCTGCTTAGCCGCACCCGCTTCACCTGGGATGCACTGCAACTGTTGCAGGAACACCGCGACAACCAGACCAGCCTGTACATCTACGCCGACGACAGCCACGAACCGTTGGCAAGGGTCGACGGCCTGGGTGAACACCAGAAAATCCGTTACTACCACAACGACTCCAACGGCCTGCCCGAACAACTCTCGGAAGCCGACGGACACACGCTTTGGCGGGCCCGTTACCAGGTGTGGGGCAACACCGTAGAAGAGCTACGCGAACCGTATTACATCGAAGAGCAGAACCTGCGTTTCCAGGGCCAATACCTGGACCGGGAAACCGGGCTGCACTACAACACCTTGCGCTTCTACGACCCGGACATCGGTCGCTTTACCACACCGGACCCCATCGGTTTGGCCGGTGGGCTGAACCTCTACCAGTACGCGCCAAACCCGGTGAGCTGGATCGACCCCTCGGGTCTGATGAAGTGCTCGACGCCACCTAAGGGCCGCAAGGTCAACCGGACGGTTTATCGCTTTGAAGAGCCAGGACGGATCAGCACAACCTGGACGGCGCACAAGTGGAACGTTGCCTCCAGACATCGTTACACCGCCCCCGGACTGGGTGGTGTCTATGGCGCCAACTCACGCAAGACCGCCATGGGCGAGGTCAACCACTGGGGTGTGGACCTTTCCACCCGGGTGTTGGTAAGCAAGAAAGTGCAACTCAACAACGTTCTGGATCTGACCCGGGCTGATGTGCGTAAACAACTGGGGGTTTCGCTAAAGAGCATTACCGGCAACAAATACACCCAGACTCATCAAATAGGCGCCTGGGCCAAGGCCAATGGTTATGATGGGATCCTGGCACCGTCGGCGCGAAACCCGACCGGCAGCAACTTGATTTCCTTTGCAGGTTTTTAAAATGGGACTGGAAGACGAATACGTCGGCGATGCCGATTGGCAAACTTTCGTGCGGTTGTACGAAGAGGACTACCTCGACGACAACGCCCGCATGCTGGCCAAGGCCATGGATGACAACCTCGACATGGCAGTGGTGCTCTACGGAAAAAGGGGGCTCAAGGAAGGGTTCTGGTGGCTGGAACAGACCGTGCCCGCCCTGGGTAACAAACGCCCGGCCGATTGTCTCAAGACCCCGAAACTGATCAAGCGTCTGAGAATGGCCTTGATGAGCATGCCCTGATACGCCAGTAGCGTGTTGGAGAACGTCACCCC is drawn from Pseudomonas rhizophila and contains these coding sequences:
- a CDS encoding RHS repeat-associated core domain-containing protein, coding for MSDALWAARLGDALDHTSMMADILGGVLEVAANIAITALATAAVVAATGITVATGGLGCFLLGAVVGAVVGLAMSKTGADEGLSNICEGIGNALFPPTVQANILTGSTNTLTNNIPAARAAGAIQSHVAPAGTELEAPEPQAEPSYLDMAENFFSQMWRPTVATPAPGAVPKPLDMIACMKHPPMPPQFLAEGSDKVTINGQPAVRSGDRSTCDAKVVSSGLISPDVTIGGGSVVVREIRSGKTPGVGLAVTALLMLKGGKGKFLSNLPCMLVGGAASMAVSSAMGAAANATMGSSNPVHAATGAKVLGDVEEMDFVLPGILPIDWQRFYNSRDERREGMFGAGWSVAYEVRVEILPHPEGGETLVYTDEQGRRIDMGSIPLGGAVFSPGEGLSVRRHANGQLLIDSSDGLYRLFEPTPGHASLLRLSQLGDRNDNRIYLDYDDTGRLVQLRDTFDLTSIALAYHKRWPQRVSRIDRLYADQRREVLMHYDYDAQGDLTEVRQSNGHVKRRYAYDAGRRMVEHQLPTGLRCFYEWALIEKREWRVVRHWTDAGDTYAFDYDLAAGTTRITDGLNRISTRRWDRRYQITEATDALDRTWAFQWNEESQLVAATAPNGGQHQFSYDEAGNLCQTSDPLGRSESTLWLEHWALPLTETDAAGNTWQYRYDSRGNRIRETDPLGNVTRYRHDAHGQVVEVIDAIGKRKTLRWTPLGQLSEHTDCSGYTTRFSYCERGTLLSSTDALGERTLFSYDDQGRLLTKQLPDGRTEQYQRDASGQLIGYSDPAGHTTHFQHTLNGQLRVRTDAHGRRVELSYDNYGRLLALTNENGECYRFAWDAGDRLTAQHSLDGSLKRYAYDPLDNVTRMEALAVAGSTDLDLAPQASITHELERDAMGRLVAKVTTDGRTEYRYDALDQVNAITFTALTGEQQSIGLNYDALGQLIAEQGWAGRLEHRYDELGNLTQTRLPDGRWLNRLHYGSGHLHQINLDGQVISDFERDRLHREVLRTQGRLSTRSEYDRSGRLRARQRRQQGQSALLPPAAQSLFGYDSSDQLVERFNSQPDAPHRHLLHYDATGRILASQDNLQGQREGFAYDPAANLLDSLGTERVAHNRLLTYQDKRYRYDGFGRMVEKRSARRGVQRMRYDAEQRLVEVRNDNGSVVKMTYDPLGRRIEKAEYDRHATLLSRTRFTWDALQLLQEHRDNQTSLYIYADDSHEPLARVDGLGEHQKIRYYHNDSNGLPEQLSEADGHTLWRARYQVWGNTVEELREPYYIEEQNLRFQGQYLDRETGLHYNTLRFYDPDIGRFTTPDPIGLAGGLNLYQYAPNPVSWIDPSGLMKCSTPPKGRKVNRTVYRFEEPGRISTTWTAHKWNVASRHRYTAPGLGGVYGANSRKTAMGEVNHWGVDLSTRVLVSKKVQLNNVLDLTRADVRKQLGVSLKSITGNKYTQTHQIGAWAKANGYDGILAPSARNPTGSNLISFAGF